The Streptomyces avermitilis MA-4680 = NBRC 14893 genome contains a region encoding:
- the aceA gene encoding isocitrate lyase, with the protein MAEARTTAAEELTRRWAFDPRWQGIERTYGAADVVRLSASVREEHTLARRGAERLWRQLHELDYVHALGALTGGQAVQQVKAGLQAIYLSGWQVAADANQAGHTYPDQSLYPANSVPQVVRRINNALLRADQIATAEGGEDTTDWLAPIVADAEAGFGGPLNAFELTKAMIAAGAAGIHYEDQLASEKKCGHLGGKVLVPTSQHIRTLNAARLAADIADVPTVIIARTDALAANLLTSDVDERDAEFVTGERTAEGFYRVRGGMAPVIARGLAYAPYADLIWVETGTPDLAQAREFAEAIHAEYPDRMLAYNCSPSFNWKAALDDDQIAKFQRELGAMGYRFQFITLAGFHSLNHGMFDLARGYAEHGMTAYVDLQEREFAAQEHGFTAVRHQREVGTGYFDLVSTAVNPASSTTALAGSTEEEQFH; encoded by the coding sequence ATGGCAGAGGCGAGGACGACGGCGGCCGAGGAGCTCACACGACGCTGGGCCTTCGACCCCCGGTGGCAGGGGATCGAGCGCACCTACGGCGCCGCGGACGTCGTACGGCTGTCCGCCAGCGTCCGTGAGGAACACACCCTGGCCCGGCGCGGTGCCGAGCGGCTGTGGCGGCAGCTGCACGAGCTGGACTACGTCCACGCGCTCGGCGCGCTCACCGGCGGGCAGGCCGTGCAACAGGTGAAGGCGGGGCTCCAGGCCATTTACCTGTCCGGCTGGCAGGTCGCCGCCGACGCCAACCAGGCCGGGCACACCTACCCCGACCAGAGTCTGTACCCGGCCAACTCGGTGCCGCAGGTGGTGCGCCGGATCAACAACGCGCTGCTGCGGGCCGACCAGATCGCCACCGCCGAGGGCGGCGAGGACACCACCGACTGGCTCGCGCCGATCGTCGCCGACGCGGAGGCCGGGTTCGGCGGCCCCCTGAACGCCTTCGAGCTGACCAAGGCGATGATCGCCGCGGGTGCGGCCGGTATCCACTACGAGGACCAGCTCGCCTCGGAGAAGAAGTGCGGTCACCTCGGCGGCAAGGTGCTGGTGCCCACCTCCCAGCACATCCGCACCCTCAACGCGGCGCGGCTCGCCGCCGACATCGCCGACGTGCCCACGGTGATCATCGCCCGCACCGACGCCCTGGCCGCGAATCTGCTGACCAGCGATGTCGATGAGCGCGACGCCGAGTTCGTCACCGGCGAGCGCACCGCGGAGGGCTTCTACCGGGTACGGGGCGGCATGGCGCCGGTCATCGCCCGCGGCCTCGCCTACGCCCCGTACGCCGACCTGATCTGGGTCGAGACCGGCACCCCGGACCTCGCGCAGGCCCGCGAGTTCGCCGAGGCGATCCACGCCGAGTACCCCGACCGGATGCTCGCCTACAACTGCTCGCCGTCCTTCAACTGGAAGGCCGCCCTGGACGACGACCAGATCGCCAAGTTCCAGCGGGAGCTGGGCGCGATGGGCTACCGCTTCCAGTTCATCACCCTGGCCGGCTTCCACTCCCTCAACCACGGCATGTTCGACCTCGCCCGCGGCTACGCCGAGCACGGCATGACCGCGTATGTCGACCTCCAGGAGCGGGAGTTCGCCGCGCAGGAGCACGGCTTCACCGCCGTCAGGCACCAGCGCGAGGTCGGCACCGGCTACTTCGACCTGGTCTCCACCGCCGTCAACCCGGCCTCCTCGACCACGGCCCTGGCGGGCTCCACGGAGGAGGAGCAGTTCCACTAG